The proteins below are encoded in one region of Stieleria sp. JC731:
- a CDS encoding sulfatase family protein yields MPSTLLCTAKVDAAEHPNVVIMLADDMGFGELQCLNPERGKIPTPQLDRIAASGMVFSDAHSGSSVCTPTRYGLLTGRYAWRTRLQSGVLTGGQSLIAEDRCTIAKLLTDAGYDTAVIGKWHLGMLFDGEHQTKDVEVGVKVTHGPIDRGGFQTFHGFHHARQIKTWIDGSVVTENIQPVEMLPRLTEAAVSFIESRNAESKPFLLYVPWSSPHSPVVPSKKWAGKSGLNEHADFVMQSDDSFGQVIDALERTGLRQNTLIICSSDNGTSAPTSKMSELQSKGHFSSGDLRGSKADIWDGGHRVPFIVSWPEHVQAGSSCDQLVGLQDVLATLAEMINVPVPSGCGEDSVSFYSLLKGDRSPTRTSLVHHSVSGYFAIRQGDWKLSLCPDSGGWTGKRPSKKTWRSYQEQGLPMVQLVNIAKDLGEQQNLANEYPEKVVALKNKLTQIVNEHPNDTQITIEKSPRK; encoded by the coding sequence GAATCCAGAACGGGGCAAGATCCCAACACCACAGCTCGACCGCATCGCCGCATCAGGAATGGTCTTTTCGGATGCCCATAGCGGATCAAGCGTTTGCACGCCTACTCGCTATGGCCTGTTGACCGGAAGATATGCTTGGCGGACACGTTTGCAGTCAGGGGTTCTGACAGGCGGTCAATCGCTGATCGCAGAAGACCGCTGTACCATCGCCAAACTTCTGACCGATGCTGGCTACGATACGGCGGTAATCGGCAAGTGGCATTTGGGGATGTTGTTTGACGGTGAGCATCAAACGAAAGATGTCGAGGTTGGAGTTAAGGTCACACACGGTCCGATCGATCGAGGTGGCTTTCAAACGTTTCATGGGTTTCATCATGCAAGACAAATCAAGACTTGGATCGATGGTTCGGTTGTCACCGAGAACATCCAGCCAGTCGAGATGTTGCCGCGATTAACCGAAGCCGCTGTAAGCTTCATCGAATCACGAAACGCCGAATCGAAGCCGTTTCTTCTCTATGTGCCATGGAGTTCACCACACAGCCCCGTCGTGCCATCTAAGAAGTGGGCTGGAAAAAGTGGCTTGAACGAGCACGCAGACTTTGTGATGCAATCCGACGATAGCTTTGGACAGGTTATTGACGCACTGGAGCGTACTGGGCTTCGTCAGAATACTTTGATCATCTGCAGCAGCGACAACGGAACGTCTGCCCCAACGTCTAAGATGTCCGAATTGCAAAGTAAGGGCCACTTCTCCAGTGGCGATTTGCGTGGATCAAAGGCTGATATTTGGGACGGAGGACATCGGGTTCCATTCATCGTATCTTGGCCCGAACACGTTCAAGCAGGATCGTCCTGCGATCAGTTGGTTGGTCTTCAAGACGTATTGGCAACGTTAGCCGAAATGATCAACGTTCCAGTTCCGTCTGGATGCGGAGAAGATAGTGTGAGCTTTTACTCGCTCTTGAAAGGTGATCGTTCACCAACGCGAACAAGTTTGGTGCATCACAGCGTCTCGGGATACTTTGCGATTCGGCAAGGCGATTGGAAATTATCCTTGTGTCCCGATTCGGGCGGCTGGACGGGAAAACGACCGAGTAAAAAAACGTGGAGAAGCTATCAGGAACAGGGGCTTCCAATGGTTCAACTCGTTAATATCGCCAAAGATCTTGGCGAACAGCAGAACTTGGCCAACGAATACCCAGAAAAGGTTGTCGCCCTAAAAAATAAGCTCACCCAAATCGTCAACGAACATCCCAACGATACCCAAATCACAATCGAAAAGTCGCCCCGAAAGTAG
- a CDS encoding quinone-dependent dihydroorotate dehydrogenase codes for MFPYRLLRPLLFRLNAETAHNLVIGGARVTQALPRFGAQPRTTQRIDSRLATTIAGLRLRSPIGLAAGLDKSGHAIASLQSLGFGHLEIGSVSARPSLGNPRPRLWRLTKDRGIKVHYGLPNDGASVVAKRLQMLSERGTLVVPLGINIVNTNDGPSDDATEDQILDDYLQSAKLLAPFASYLMLNLSCPNTSDGRGFFETTSRLAGLLKDIQFKAFDIPIFLKVSPDWNDHLIDEVIDIALQNANVSGLMLNLSSQSGSTFKIKHQRLQRLPGAISGQPIKHWMDQKTAWLYRKTRQTRLHLISAGGIENADDVLRRVRLGASIVQLYTALIYHGPKLVRSINHDLSQKLGHQGILNISELIGQDT; via the coding sequence GTGTTTCCCTATCGTTTGCTGCGTCCACTACTATTTCGTTTAAATGCCGAGACGGCGCACAATCTCGTGATCGGTGGGGCACGCGTCACACAAGCACTGCCGCGTTTTGGGGCTCAACCAAGAACAACTCAGCGGATCGATAGTCGCCTTGCCACCACGATCGCTGGTCTACGTTTGCGATCGCCGATTGGCTTGGCGGCCGGTCTCGACAAATCCGGACACGCGATCGCGTCGCTTCAATCACTCGGATTTGGACATCTTGAGATCGGTTCAGTTTCGGCACGGCCCTCGCTTGGAAACCCACGCCCGAGACTATGGAGACTAACGAAAGACCGAGGGATCAAGGTTCATTATGGTCTTCCTAATGACGGTGCATCCGTTGTCGCAAAACGCCTGCAGATGTTAAGCGAACGTGGCACATTAGTCGTCCCTCTGGGAATCAACATCGTCAACACCAACGACGGCCCTTCCGATGATGCGACTGAAGATCAGATTCTCGACGACTATCTACAGTCCGCAAAGCTTCTTGCGCCGTTCGCGTCCTATCTGATGCTAAATCTCAGTTGCCCCAACACTTCGGACGGAAGGGGCTTCTTCGAAACAACATCTCGACTGGCAGGACTGCTGAAGGACATTCAATTCAAAGCTTTCGACATTCCCATTTTTCTGAAAGTCTCACCGGACTGGAATGACCATTTGATTGACGAAGTAATCGATATCGCTCTCCAAAATGCAAATGTTTCCGGCCTGATGTTGAACCTATCCTCACAATCGGGCTCCACATTCAAGATCAAACATCAGCGTTTGCAGCGTCTCCCAGGGGCAATCTCAGGCCAGCCAATCAAGCACTGGATGGACCAGAAAACGGCGTGGCTTTACCGCAAGACTCGTCAGACACGGCTTCATTTAATATCGGCTGGGGGAATCGAGAATGCCGATGACGTGTTGCGACGCGTCAGGCTCGGCGCCTCGATCGTCCAACTCTACACCGCATTGATCTACCATGGCCCGAAACTGGTAAGGTCAATCAATCATGACTTAAGCCAAAAGCTAGGCCACCAAGGTATCCTCAACATCAGCGAACTGATCGGCCAAGACACCTAA
- a CDS encoding ABC transporter ATP-binding protein yields the protein MSDRVPNDDNADAIIKTISLSRYFPEGDVHALRDVSLEIPRQSHVAIVGKSGSGKSTLLNLIGGMDQPSSGSIQFNGQPLKSLNLDRYRCDQIGFVFQRYYLLPNLTAVENVQIPMFETTLNASERIEKARQLLSQVGLSGRERHLPRQLSGGECQRVAIARAIANDPKLILADEPTGALDSDTGSQILTLLESLQQSNQTALVVVTHDDVIAGRAGSQIELKDGEIADIR from the coding sequence ATGTCGGATCGTGTACCCAACGATGATAACGCCGACGCGATCATCAAGACAATTTCACTCTCACGCTACTTTCCCGAAGGTGACGTGCACGCGCTGCGGGATGTGTCGCTAGAAATCCCTCGCCAGTCACATGTGGCGATTGTCGGGAAAAGCGGAAGCGGCAAGTCGACACTCTTGAATTTGATCGGCGGAATGGATCAACCCAGTTCAGGATCGATCCAGTTCAATGGGCAGCCATTGAAATCATTGAATTTGGATCGCTACCGTTGTGATCAGATCGGTTTTGTTTTTCAACGTTACTATTTGCTTCCCAATCTGACAGCGGTTGAGAATGTACAGATCCCGATGTTCGAGACGACGTTGAATGCGTCAGAGAGAATCGAAAAAGCACGGCAGCTTTTGTCGCAGGTCGGTCTGTCAGGAAGGGAGCGGCACCTGCCGAGACAGCTATCGGGTGGTGAGTGCCAGAGGGTTGCGATTGCTCGAGCGATTGCGAATGATCCGAAGCTGATTCTTGCTGATGAACCGACCGGGGCATTGGATAGCGACACCGGCTCGCAAATCTTGACCCTACTGGAATCGCTGCAGCAGTCGAATCAAACCGCATTGGTTGTCGTCACCCACGATGATGTTATCGCGGGACGAGCCGGTTCGCAGATTGAGCTGAAAGATGGCGAGATCGCAGACATCAGGTGA
- the tssH gene encoding type VI secretion system ATPase TssH — protein MAQINLKELVGKLNDTCRGALESAAGLCLSRTNYNIEIEHWLLKLLENDRADLTIACKVSGVDISTLQADLNKAIDKLQTGNGRPPALSPNVVDLVREAWLIASVDHGSAKVRSGHVLIALLTSSALRPVARDASDEFDAINGDSLAQDFSNILSESEETDVPMGVGSTAAKSAAAGKGKDGKTGPTKTPALDQFTIDLTERAESGHIDPVLGRDPEIRQLIDILTRRRQNNPILTGEAGVGKTAVVEGFALRVAAGDVPEAIRNIRIHTLDLGLLQAGAGMKGEFENRLRGVIDEVKGSPVPIILFIDEAHTLIGAGGQAGQGDAANLLKPALARGELRTIAATTWAEYKKYFEKDAALARRFQVVIVNEPDEPVAVEMMRGLVGTLEKHHRVRIMNEAVVEAVKLSKRYISGRQLPDKAVSLLDTACARIRLSQSSTPPAIEDAQRRRDQLDVSIRILKREQQTGADQSESIQAAEAEITQVEQELETLRAQWAEEKRLLKTIIDLRKKLDKDAPEHLAAEPTSDESKQDTESSETASADEPEEPSEEQIAAWKSELVAAEQELQKLQGEQPLLFPSVDAGAIAETVAAWTGIPVGRMVSNEINTVLQLKELMEESIVGQSHALDRIAQSIRTSRAGLRDPRTPIGVFLLAGTSGVGKTETAITLANLLYGGEQNMTTINMSEFKEEHKVSLLMGSPPGYVGYGEGGVLTEAVRRKPYSVVLLDEVEKAHPGVQDIFYQVFDKGQMKDGEGRDIDFKNTVIIMTTNAGTDLIKSLCADEDTMPDTDGFVEAVFPELLNTFKPAFLGRVSVIPYYPLSDDVMSRIIRLKLGKVARRVAESYGAEFEYTDAVVDSIRSRCTEVDTGARNIDHILNRTMLPELSSRVLSSLAAGEPITKVAIDMKDDQFEYSVSGE, from the coding sequence ATGGCCCAGATCAACTTAAAAGAATTAGTTGGCAAGCTGAACGACACCTGTCGAGGTGCTTTGGAATCCGCAGCCGGCTTGTGCCTTTCGAGAACCAACTACAACATCGAGATCGAACATTGGTTGCTTAAGCTGCTGGAGAACGACCGGGCTGATCTGACGATTGCATGTAAAGTTTCGGGTGTCGACATCAGCACCTTACAAGCGGACCTAAACAAGGCGATTGACAAGCTTCAAACCGGAAACGGTCGTCCCCCCGCATTGTCACCCAACGTTGTTGACCTTGTCCGTGAAGCTTGGCTGATCGCATCTGTTGATCACGGTTCTGCCAAGGTCCGCAGCGGACATGTACTAATCGCATTGCTGACATCGTCGGCGCTGCGCCCGGTAGCCCGAGATGCATCCGATGAATTTGATGCGATCAACGGTGATTCACTCGCACAAGATTTCAGCAATATCCTTTCCGAAAGCGAGGAAACGGATGTCCCGATGGGCGTCGGCTCAACCGCTGCAAAATCGGCAGCTGCTGGGAAAGGCAAAGACGGAAAAACGGGACCGACGAAAACTCCGGCACTGGACCAATTCACCATCGATTTAACCGAACGTGCCGAATCGGGACACATCGATCCGGTGCTCGGTCGCGATCCAGAAATCCGTCAGTTGATCGACATCCTCACCCGGCGCCGGCAAAACAACCCGATTCTCACCGGCGAAGCCGGGGTCGGAAAAACAGCCGTCGTCGAAGGCTTTGCATTGCGAGTCGCTGCCGGTGATGTCCCCGAAGCGATTCGCAACATCCGCATCCACACCCTGGACTTGGGATTGCTACAAGCCGGTGCCGGAATGAAGGGCGAATTCGAAAATCGTCTTCGCGGCGTGATCGATGAAGTAAAAGGCTCGCCCGTTCCGATCATCCTATTCATCGACGAAGCCCACACGTTGATTGGTGCCGGTGGTCAGGCAGGACAAGGGGACGCGGCAAACCTGCTTAAACCAGCCCTGGCGCGTGGTGAACTGCGGACAATCGCGGCGACAACCTGGGCCGAATACAAAAAGTACTTTGAAAAGGACGCCGCACTGGCGCGTCGTTTCCAAGTCGTGATTGTCAACGAACCGGATGAGCCGGTGGCGGTGGAAATGATGCGTGGCCTTGTCGGCACCCTCGAAAAACACCATCGCGTTCGCATCATGAACGAAGCGGTCGTCGAAGCGGTCAAGCTCTCCAAACGATATATCTCGGGACGACAACTTCCCGATAAAGCGGTCAGCCTGTTAGACACAGCCTGCGCTCGAATCCGGCTTAGCCAGTCATCGACGCCGCCAGCAATCGAAGACGCACAGCGACGACGAGACCAGTTGGATGTTTCGATCCGAATATTGAAGCGAGAGCAACAGACCGGCGCCGACCAAAGCGAATCGATTCAGGCTGCCGAAGCCGAGATTACTCAGGTCGAGCAAGAACTAGAAACACTACGTGCCCAATGGGCCGAAGAAAAACGTTTGCTGAAAACCATCATCGACCTGCGCAAGAAACTCGACAAAGATGCGCCGGAACATTTGGCAGCCGAACCAACATCCGACGAATCTAAGCAGGATACCGAATCATCTGAAACAGCCTCCGCAGACGAGCCTGAAGAACCCAGCGAAGAGCAGATCGCGGCGTGGAAATCCGAATTGGTTGCCGCCGAGCAAGAACTTCAAAAACTGCAAGGAGAGCAACCGCTGCTGTTCCCGTCCGTTGACGCCGGTGCGATCGCCGAAACGGTTGCAGCATGGACCGGCATTCCCGTCGGCCGGATGGTCAGCAATGAAATCAATACCGTCCTTCAGTTGAAAGAGCTGATGGAAGAATCGATCGTTGGACAGTCTCACGCGCTTGACCGAATCGCCCAAAGCATTCGCACCAGCCGTGCCGGACTTCGTGACCCAAGAACCCCGATCGGTGTCTTTCTGCTTGCCGGTACGAGTGGTGTCGGCAAAACCGAAACCGCGATTACCTTGGCCAACTTGCTCTATGGCGGAGAGCAAAACATGACCACGATCAACATGTCCGAATTCAAGGAAGAACACAAAGTTTCTTTGTTGATGGGATCGCCTCCCGGATATGTGGGATACGGCGAAGGTGGCGTCCTGACCGAGGCTGTTCGGCGTAAACCTTACTCGGTTGTCTTGCTGGACGAAGTTGAAAAAGCCCACCCCGGTGTTCAAGACATCTTCTATCAGGTGTTTGACAAAGGGCAAATGAAGGATGGCGAAGGCCGAGATATCGACTTCAAAAACACGGTCATCATCATGACGACCAACGCCGGAACCGACTTGATCAAAAGTCTCTGTGCGGACGAAGACACGATGCCGGATACGGATGGGTTTGTCGAAGCGGTCTTCCCAGAACTACTTAATACATTCAAGCCAGCGTTCTTGGGACGTGTTAGCGTGATTCCCTACTACCCGCTCAGCGACGATGTGATGAGTCGTATCATTCGGCTGAAGCTTGGAAAAGTTGCCCGCCGGGTCGCCGAAAGCTACGGTGCCGAATTCGAATACACCGATGCGGTGGTCGATTCGATTCGAAGCCGCTGTACCGAAGTCGATACCGGCGCACGAAACATCGATCACATTCTCAATCGAACAATGCTACCCGAGTTGTCGTCTCGCGTTCTATCAAGCTTGGCGGCAGGTGAACCGATCACCAAAGTCGCGATTGACATGAAGGACGACCAGTTCGAATACAGCGTTAGCGGTGAATAA
- the tssG gene encoding type VI secretion system baseplate subunit TssG, with protein sequence MARPLRQTGVPVKTKVSVKERLRRQPYKFTFYQAVRLLLSAFPKGSDTSAEPSTLRPEDAGSTSLTDTPQRQRRGRIGTISNINEEPVRFQVQPALRFAPSEVLSVTPHDSGEQSSADGDAASGGLIDMQVSFWGLTGPAGALPTHYTQMVIDRVHAKDHAMRSFFDMFSHRQLSFFFRSWEKYSLAVGYETAQYDSRPEADLIRETLLAIVGRGTQKTRDRLHVTDDALIYYGGVFNDRPTAESLRAIVSDYLDLPAKVISLFGQWLVLPPNECSRLGTLGGHSIVGTDTILGGRTWDPGSKFRIQIGPVKLEDFTRLMPTGNTLAQTCQFIRSYVGMEFDFDLQVILLASEIPACQLAPSAPQLPSEQKPSKQKPHQLSGGQGSGSQQSPNQTSPHLGWNTWLCSHQPTSNSDAAVFQHDGAPIH encoded by the coding sequence ATGGCCCGCCCGCTCCGGCAGACAGGAGTTCCTGTGAAAACCAAGGTTTCTGTCAAAGAAAGATTACGACGTCAACCTTATAAGTTCACGTTCTATCAAGCCGTCCGGTTGTTGCTGTCCGCGTTTCCCAAGGGCAGTGATACGTCAGCGGAGCCATCGACATTACGACCAGAGGATGCCGGTTCCACATCGCTCACTGACACGCCACAACGTCAACGGCGTGGTCGGATCGGAACGATCAGCAACATCAACGAAGAACCGGTGCGTTTCCAAGTCCAGCCGGCACTTCGTTTTGCGCCTTCCGAAGTCCTGTCGGTCACGCCGCATGATTCCGGCGAACAATCATCCGCCGACGGCGACGCTGCATCTGGCGGCCTTATCGACATGCAAGTCAGTTTCTGGGGATTGACAGGACCTGCAGGTGCGTTGCCGACGCATTACACCCAGATGGTGATCGATCGTGTTCATGCGAAAGATCACGCGATGCGAAGCTTCTTTGATATGTTTTCGCACCGCCAGTTGTCGTTCTTTTTCCGGTCCTGGGAAAAGTACTCCTTGGCCGTTGGATACGAAACTGCCCAATACGATTCACGTCCCGAAGCCGACTTGATTCGTGAGACGTTGCTGGCCATCGTCGGTCGTGGGACCCAAAAGACACGCGATCGACTTCATGTCACCGACGACGCCTTGATTTACTACGGCGGCGTTTTCAACGACCGCCCAACCGCCGAATCACTGCGTGCGATCGTTTCTGACTACCTAGACTTACCCGCAAAAGTCATCTCGTTGTTCGGACAATGGCTGGTCCTACCTCCCAACGAATGTTCTCGCCTTGGTACCCTGGGCGGACACAGCATCGTCGGGACAGACACCATCCTTGGCGGACGAACCTGGGACCCAGGATCAAAATTTCGGATTCAAATCGGGCCAGTCAAACTCGAGGACTTTACGCGTCTGATGCCGACCGGTAACACGCTCGCACAGACCTGCCAATTCATCCGCAGCTATGTCGGAATGGAATTTGACTTTGATCTACAGGTCATCCTTTTGGCAAGCGAAATCCCTGCGTGCCAACTCGCACCGTCCGCTCCCCAGTTGCCTAGTGAGCAGAAGCCTAGTAAGCAGAAGCCCCATCAGCTGTCAGGTGGTCAGGGGTCAGGCAGCCAGCAGTCGCCCAATCAAACGTCACCACACTTGGGTTGGAACACTTGGCTTTGCAGCCATCAACCGACAAGCAACAGCGACGCCGCCGTATTCCAACATGACGGCGCACCAATTCATTAG
- the tssF gene encoding type VI secretion system baseplate subunit TssF yields MTDRLLPYYNQELQFLRRFGSEFAKQHPKIAARLRLGDDLSEDPHVSRIIESFALLSARTRLKLDDDFPEITHALLGVLYPHYLAPVPSTAIVEFSLDPRQADLVAGYDIESDSEIETDSTEDGVCQFRTVYPLKLFPMRVASASYKGQPFQSPPSPLLPKAESSVHVELQTFRESVTFEMMELDKLRFFIRGISHAAMDLYELIHNDSIEMLIAKSANDPNPIRLSKENLRVIGFESDECIFPEEPRTFSGYRLLTEYFAAPEKFMFFDICGIPKDRLKGFGNSLHLFVLLKRHVSSVEQFVEPDTLRIGCTPIVNLFEHRCEPIRVGHTDHEYHVVPDARQPRAFEIHSIQSVRAIDSESPDRDFHPFYSIRHAGEQRDRRGFFHTHRRRSDFSGGAQDSATEMYLSLVDLDFDPDVQDGTVLDIRALCTSRNLPQRLEFGGGKPSMTLVRGGPLLPPKCITQPRVPLRPPLGKGTYWRLISHLSLGHVSLFDGREGASAIREILGLYEFIGKGDSQQRIDSIRSVICQPSVARCKAPTGGLSMCRGLDLQLTIDEEKLSSGGAYLLGSVLERFFALYASINSFTRTTLRSSLREQDIAKWPARSGRQEFL; encoded by the coding sequence ATGACCGATCGCTTGCTTCCGTACTACAACCAGGAACTTCAGTTTCTGCGCCGATTCGGATCTGAGTTCGCAAAGCAGCATCCTAAGATCGCGGCACGATTGCGACTTGGCGATGACCTTAGTGAAGACCCACACGTCTCGCGAATCATTGAATCCTTCGCGTTGCTGTCGGCGCGGACTCGTTTAAAGCTTGACGATGATTTCCCCGAAATCACGCATGCGCTACTCGGTGTGCTCTACCCGCATTACCTCGCTCCGGTCCCGTCGACCGCGATCGTCGAATTCAGCCTCGATCCGCGACAAGCCGACTTGGTCGCTGGCTATGACATCGAATCCGATTCGGAAATCGAAACGGACTCGACCGAGGATGGTGTTTGCCAATTCCGAACCGTTTACCCGCTAAAGCTTTTTCCGATGCGAGTCGCGTCGGCATCCTACAAAGGTCAACCGTTCCAAAGTCCGCCAAGCCCATTGCTACCCAAAGCGGAATCGTCGGTCCACGTTGAACTGCAAACCTTTCGTGAATCTGTCACCTTCGAGATGATGGAACTCGACAAGCTAAGATTCTTCATCCGAGGAATCTCGCATGCCGCAATGGATCTATACGAGCTGATTCATAACGACTCGATCGAAATGCTGATCGCAAAGTCAGCCAATGATCCCAATCCGATCCGGCTTTCCAAAGAGAACCTGCGCGTTATCGGCTTTGAATCGGACGAGTGTATTTTCCCGGAAGAGCCACGAACATTCAGCGGATATCGCCTGCTAACGGAGTACTTCGCTGCTCCGGAAAAGTTCATGTTCTTTGATATTTGCGGAATCCCGAAAGACCGACTGAAGGGCTTTGGAAATTCGCTCCATCTTTTTGTGCTGCTGAAGCGACACGTCAGCTCGGTCGAGCAATTTGTCGAACCTGATACGCTTCGCATCGGTTGCACGCCGATCGTCAACCTTTTCGAACATCGATGCGAACCGATTCGCGTTGGTCATACCGATCACGAGTACCACGTTGTTCCGGATGCTCGTCAACCGAGGGCATTCGAAATCCACTCGATCCAAAGCGTTCGAGCGATCGATTCGGAATCCCCGGATCGAGATTTCCATCCTTTCTATTCGATCCGGCATGCCGGCGAGCAGCGTGACCGACGCGGGTTCTTTCATACCCATCGTCGACGAAGCGACTTCAGCGGTGGTGCTCAGGATTCGGCGACAGAAATGTATCTTTCGCTCGTCGATTTGGATTTCGATCCAGATGTTCAAGACGGAACGGTGTTGGACATCCGTGCGTTGTGCACCAGCAGGAACTTACCGCAACGTTTGGAATTCGGTGGTGGCAAGCCATCGATGACATTGGTCCGAGGCGGTCCGCTGTTGCCGCCGAAGTGCATCACGCAGCCGCGTGTGCCGCTACGACCTCCGCTCGGAAAAGGAACTTATTGGCGATTGATCAGCCACTTGTCACTCGGACACGTTTCGCTTTTCGACGGACGTGAAGGTGCCAGTGCGATTCGTGAAATCCTAGGGCTGTATGAATTCATCGGCAAAGGTGATTCACAGCAACGTATCGACTCGATCCGATCCGTCATCTGCCAACCGAGCGTCGCGCGATGCAAAGCTCCTACAGGCGGCCTTTCGATGTGCCGAGGGCTCGATTTGCAACTGACCATTGACGAAGAAAAACTAAGCAGCGGTGGTGCGTACTTGCTAGGCAGCGTGCTGGAAAGATTTTTCGCGCTGTATGCTTCGATCAATTCCTTCACACGAACAACCCTTCGTAGCAGCCTCCGCGAACAAGATATCGCGAAATGGCCCGCCCGCTCCGGCAGACAGGAGTTCCTGTGA